CAATTGACAACATCAtagactccacaacaaaatggcgTTGTATAAAGGAAGAATTGCACATTCTTGACATGGCAAGAAGCATGGTGAAAGCAAAACACTTTCCAAGAACTTTTGGGCCGAAGCCATTCTATGTGCAGTTTATTTGTTGAATCGCTATCAAAAAAAGTATCAGAAATAAAACTCCAAATGAAGCATGGAGCGGGAGCAAACCACAGTTGGACATCTCAGAATTTTAGGGATATTGCTTATGCCCACGTTCCCGATCAGAAAAGGAAGAAGCTGGATGATAAAGGCGAGAAATGCATctttaccggatatgacaaaaAGAGCAAGGCGGGTAAAACTCTAAATCCTCTAACAAGAAtttaatcatttctcgagatgttgagttcgatgaatcagattactggagatggagcgaggaagaaagaaaaattcctgcttaattcttTAATGATGATGATGACAATGATGACTCAAATAATGAAGATGACGGAGATGATGACCAACTCCTCCACAAAGTCCGACTCAACAAACACCTACGTCGACACCATCGACGGAAGGAAGCAGTTCAGAGGGAGCACTAAGAAAAATGCAGAGTCTGCATAAATCTATGAAGAAACCAGACTGGTACAAACATCCTTTGATTATTCTCTATTTTATTTAATGGCTGAATGTGATCCAGTTACATTTGAAGAAGCTTCTAAAGAAAGTAAATGGAATAAAGTCATGGACGAAGAAATTGGCGCAATCGAGAAGAATGATACTTGGGAGCTAACAGATCTTCCTGAAGGATATAAAACAATTGGCGTCAAATGGGTCTACAAGACAAAGACCAATAGATGGAGAAGTGAAAAATACAAGGCGAGGCTAGTAGCTAAAGGCTACAAACAGAGATACAAGATTGACTATGATGAGGTATTCgctccagttgcaagagttgATACCATACGACTCTTACAACAATTGCAGCTCAGAACCAATGAAAGATTTTTCAGATGGACGTCAAGTCAACATTCTTGAATGGCTATCTCGAAGGAGAAGTCTACATTGAGCAGCCATCTGGATATGTTTGGAAAGGCAAGGAAAATAAAGTCTATTGGCTAAAAAAGGCACTATATGGTTTGAACAAGCTCCGCGAGCATGGAATACAAGGGTtgatgaatattttcagaaaaaacaATTTCGAGAAGAGTCCATACGAGCGTGCCCTCTATACGAAGAGAAATTCAGGGGAAAATAGCCCTGATATGTTCAACGATTTAAGAAGATTATGACTAATgaatttgagatgacagatattggtcaaatgtcGTACTTTCTTGGAGTCAAGGTGAATCAAAGCAAAGACGGGATTTTTTTGTCACAGAAAAAATATGCGAAGcagattttaaagaagtttaGAATGGAGGAATGCAAGCCAGTAAACACGCCAGCAGAACCGAGCATAATGCTCAGAGTTAATTCAACGAGAGAGTCAGTAAATTCGACGGTGTTCAAAAGTTTGGTTGAAAGCCTGAGGTACCTAATTTTTACTcgtccagatattatgtatgcagtTGGATTGGTTAGTAGGTACATGAAGAAACTGAAGTAAGATCACTTCATGCAGCTGAAAGAATCTTGAGGTACATAAAAGGTACACTTGATCATGGTCTGTTTTACAGCGcattctcaaaatccaaaattaGTTGGCTATTCAGATAGTGATTAGGGTGGTGACATTGGATGAACGGGAAAAAATTACTTCGGATAATGCCTTTTCAATCAACGTTCAGGGATATTTCATGGTCTTCAAAGAAGCCAACCAAACCAGTTGATCTCTCAACATGTGAGGCAGAATAACATCGCAGCAGCAGTGTGCACATGTCAGGCTATGTGGCTAGTTTTATATATTGGTCGAGTTAAATCGCGTAGAGGGGCAAGGTCCGGTTCAAATTGTATATGGTGGATAATAAATCCAGCTATTTCTCAGCTACAAAAAAAATCCAGTCCGCATAGTACACCATCAATATTAAAATATCATGTCTTTCTTCCGCGAACAAGTGGAACTGATAAAGAAAGTCGTGGAGTTAATGTACTAAACaacacaaaaaaaaaaaaattagtaggAGCGGATTATATTTACAAAACTGTTGAAGCCGTGACGGACGTGTTCCAATAAAATGAACGCAGAAGCCTCGGAAACTTGCAAAGGTCGAGTTTAAAGGGGAATGTTGGATTTTCCAAACTCTCGAGAGTCTATCATAAAATAATAACAGCTTGTGTATACATGAAACACATATCCTGGAAATATGGTGGGCTACTTATCTTCATGCACGCATGATCAATAGATAAGGTTGAGTGTTGACATGATGTATAAATATGTTACAGTAAAATAAAGGTAGACAACCATCTATACTCTTTACTATTAAGCGAAACCATGTATAATATTGTTGCTAAAAGTACCAAAGTACCAAAGTACCAAAATTTTTGTACTTACCTGACATAAGTTGACTTCTATTCTCAATAAACTTTGTTTTTAACGCAAATTCGACTTCTATTCTTTgtcaattttattttctttttagttACTGTTCATCCAATTGTCTATttactttataaaataaaaatattttttaaacaatttggaaattatattaaaaatttattaagttacgttaaattaagtaaaataacttatatttattttcaattttagAAAAAACTACAAACTACTAAGTAAACTACTGACacgaattgacttatattctttgtaaactttatttattgataaattatattaaaaatttattaagctacgttaaattaagtaaaataacatatatttacttttatttgaaaaactactaactacAAAGTAAAGAAAAAATGACCAAAATACCTCTTTTTAGATGTGCTTTTGCCCAAAATACCCATTCTGAAAAAATgtgcccaaaatacccaccagATACTCGATACTGGAGTATCAGGATGATACGCCATTTTCAATGGAGTATCAGGGTGATACTCCTTTGTTAGCAGAGTATGATGTTAGATACTCTTGTGTCAGTGGAGTATCAGTCCTGATACTCCTTTCCCAGTGGAGTatcacttttatttttattttttaaaaatattttaaaaaaaataataataaaattttaaaattttagatgattCTCCACTGACAAAGTAGTATCTCACATGTTATCccattgacaaaggagtatatGGGTTGATACTCCACTGACAAAGGAGTATCATCCTATACTCCACTAAAAATGCAGTATTTAGTGGGTATTTTGGACAGCTTAAAATTCTGGTGGGTATTTTGGGCTATtgttatttaaaaatgattatttAGGTTTTTCACCCcaaagtaaactattaacacgaatgacttctattctctgtaaactttatttttatagtattattttaaaaataattaagtaataacAAATGATTTCgtaacatttattaacttttaaactgaaaattattgatttaacgattgtatttgttactgtccatcacaacgtttatttactttaaattaaaaaacatattttaacTGTAACAAATTTATGGGCTGTATTTAGATCATATTAcgtaatattaaattaagtttaataacatctatttaattttaatttgtaaattaaattttatcgataattaagtaatattaaataaactattttgaaaaggctaattataagataattatcaaattatattaataatattaaattatttaaagaacatatatttggttcataagatagagatacaattcgtttcacaaaaataaaactaatatgttagatttctatATCAAGTAAAATAATGCAAACTAGAATTATAGTGGAAAATTTCATAACTAATTCGATTCTTTTTAACCACGTATCTATTTTTTGcaagtaccaatttaatattgatattaatatattaattttaattcgtgtttcgtacggattataaataattctctacaaatattaattcgatatttttaacCTCGGGCCCGTATTTCGCACTGgttatcaactatctatactaataagAAAACTATGTTTAGGTCTTAAATCTTGGTACTCACTAAAAAATTAttcaactatttttaaaattttatgtaataaaatctcaacCGACAAATATTAACTTCTACTCTCCTTATATTTATTTCCCTTCAATTTTATTTTTTGCGCAACATTCAAGCGTCTATTTACTTTGaaataatcgtattagtaagttaacatgtcagatttatataagtaaataattaggtgcatacataactagaactatacggtgaaattttagagttacacttaacttcaatttttttaactacatattttaacagcattttatatattatattatgagtttcaatttatgcaaataatattgtgatactattatttttaatttaggACCCGTGCTTGGCACGGCTAGTATGAAACAAAACAAGGAGGCAGCGAGAAGTTTGATAATATCATCTTGAAAATAAGGAAAGCAGCTGGTCATGCGTTGAATCCATGAATTAAGGTGGCTAAAGGAAAATCAAAGCTGCAGCTCAACAAAACCAGGCGGGTCTAATATATATGTGCATCAGTGCCTCTAATACCTATAGGCTAAGTTAGCAAATATATCTAATATATACAGGTGGCAGAAATATGTGTAAAAATAgattgcatatatatatatatatatatattgcagaagTAAATTAAAAGCAGAAGTTCTCTCTTTAGTGAAAATAGATAAAACAAAGGCAGTAATCCTGCTGTATCAAAAATAAAAGTTGTAGCTTTGTTCTTATTGAGTGAATAGTCTGTGTTTTACTGTAAGTCCATACACGTTTCCAACATTTTCAAGCCCACTTGACAAAGCAATGTAGGAACTTAAGATCGTGATCAGAACTAGAAGCATCAGTATTAAAACTAACCAGGCCTATCAGAGTATACTCAGACTTACAAATTATCGATCTTTTGCTAAATTAATAACAATCGTTTCATTTGCAAGGAATCCGATAATAATCAGAGTAAAAAAGTCAATGCTGATAGTTCATTCCCAATTTCAGGAGATATATGTCGTTTCTTTCTTAACTTCCCTTCAGGCTGGCTGTTGCAGTCATTGCTTTCACTATCACTTTCAGTGGCGTTTGATCAACACAGATTCAGATCGGAATTAGATGCATCTGGATCAAAATCTGCTGATCAGATTCAGATTCAGATTTCAAGTATTCTAAAAAAGCGGTGATGCCACCAAGCCCATGTAAGGTGAAAAAGTTGATTAAAATCTGCTGATCTCGGGATTTCTGAGGAGAATTGATGAGTCCTTCATCAAAATAACGCTGAGGCACTCTTTCTGGAGGCAAAGCCTGTGCTCATTCAGGCCAAAAGAGTATTAAAGTAAGTATAGGGGTGATTAGATATTATGTGTACCAGATAGGGTGTGCGGAGGAGAAAAATGAGAATGTTTTTCTACCGAATATAAAGAAATACTGGAAGTCAAGCAAATGGGTGAATTGCTACCCATTTGTTCTTTTACAAATGAAATCTCATTTTTATTCAAAAACAAATATTAATGATAATACAGGAGGAGGAAGTAGCGTCCTGCTTAGTCCCGTCGTATGCTAGCTAAAGCCTGCCAAGGCCTCCACTGTTGGCAGGAAGACAGGCAAAAAACTTTTTGACATTACTTAAATTATATGTCTCAACTTCACATAACAAGGTTATAGCATAAGTTTATGCTTATTTTACCACATAATTGACTTTAGCACACTGGTACTAAGCATAAGAAGCTTCTGAAAGGAATAATCTAAAAGTTGTAAAGCTTCCACATACGTCTTCTACAATCATGTGTAATTAGATTCCATGCATGTATGTTACAAGCTTCTGCAGGTAAAAACTTCTTATAGCACGACAGGAAACTTACAAGTTACAGGCTGTCATTGTCTCTAAAAGGCCAAACGAGCTGTTACCGAGCCGAACTCGAGCTTGTTCGAGAACAACCCTAGTTTTAAGTAAGAGAAAAAAAGAGAATGATAGCTTATTAAATATCATATCGCATTTCAATTAATGAATTAATGACTTTCTTTTCTCGACAAGTTAATTATATTTCAATAAAAAAATTTAGATTCTTATCATTGAAATATTTTATGGTTTTTTCTTTTCTTTCGGAGATTCTGAAAAAATTACAAAATCCTTATTTGAACAACTATATAAGAAAAGAGGAGGGAtttgaaagaaaaaaagaagatgACATTAACGTTACAAGGATTTTTTCAAGACCAGCTCCGAGCACTGTGTTTACAAAATATCTCATTTTACATATCACGGATGTCACCGATATCGTTTGTTAATGATCTAAACTAAACACAGTGCTCGAAACTTTGCAATAAAATGAGATATTTTTGTAAACATGGTGATATCAATGAGTTTGTACAAGGAATCCCATATATATAGTTTCTTTCTGAACATCTCCCCTTCCTGTTGGCTGTTGCTGTCATCGCTTTTGCTTTCACTTTCACTTTCAGTGGCGTTTGATGAACACAGATCGTGATCCGAACCAGAAGCATCAGTATTAAAACTAACCACCAAGCCTATCAGAGTAATACTCAGACTTACAAATTATCGATCGTGAGAATGTTTTTCTACCGAATATAAAGAAATACCGGAAGTCAAGCAAATGGGTGAATTGCTACCCATTTGTTCTTTTACAAATGAAATCTcttttttatttcaaaaacaaTATTAATGATAATACAGTAGGAGGAAGTAGCGTCCTGCTTAGTCCGTATTTAAATCAGTTGTATTTAATCTTGTTTTCTTGCAGTGGTCGTATGCTAGCTAAAGCCTGCCAAGGCCTCCACTGTTGGCAGGAAGACAGGCAAAAAACTTTTTGACATTACTTAAATTATATGTCTCAACTTCACATAACAAGGTTATAGCAGAAGTTTATGCCTAATCAATTTTCAGATAAGtacaattatgataataattaaGCTACGAAAACTTGAACTACGTCTGAACATTCTGAAAGTTTATAACCACATAATTGACTTTAGCACACTGGTACTAAGCATAAGAAGCTTCTGAAAGGAATAATCTAAAAGTTGTAAAGCTTCCACATACGTCTTCTACAATCATGTGTAATTAGATTCCATGCATGTATGTTACAAGCTTCTGCAGGTAAAAACTCGTTATAGCATGACAGGGAACTTACAAGTTACAGGTTGTCATTGTCTCTATAAGGCTGCTTTAATTTTTATAGCAGGGCAATGCATAAGGTAACAATCTAATGTTAAGTAGTCCTGATTAATTACTTAACTTCATCATAAATAAGGGTCTGGCTCAAAGACCAGAATACATAAATTGATTTTGAGCATGGACAGAATATAAACTAATTTATCTTTTACACATGATGTGAGATGAATACATTGAAAAACTGAAATTAAGTCGATTAAATTCAACTTAAGAAATATAAAACCCATGTAATGTTTAAAAGTAAATGAATCCTCTGTACAACAAAGCCTCATCAATCATACATGACTACAGGTACATATTTAGTCACTGGAGATACATGAATGAAGTTCTTACCCTATAACTTTCTTAGTTGTCGAGAAAAAGTTTGGTAACTTCTTCAATCCTTGCGACATTCAAGGGTTTGGACAAGTTGTAATCCACTCCCGCATCTTTCATTAGCCGTATCTCTTCACCATCTGTGTGTGCACTCACAGCAAAAATGGGTATGTGCACTTTGAATTTAGCCTCTTCTTCTCTGATGCGCCTGGTTGCTTCGATTCCATTCATGACTGGCATCTGATTAATATTTAACATCATTGTTAATACGTATGTTCATATCGTTTTTGTGCACGTGTGATGAAATGTGCGTGTGTCATGTGTAATGTTGCTTAAGAACAACATTCTGCAATTTCATAATGTTTTTTTAAATATTCGATAATTAGCCACAAGATATAATAAATAAGACATCAAATAAGTACCTCGCAGTCCATGAAAATGCAATCGTAAGGCAAAACATGAGATGCCCTTTGACCATTAAGGGCTTCGCAGACAGTCAGCACAGCCTCTTGCCCATTAGCGCATACTTCAGTAATTGCCCCAAGCATAGAAAGAATGGTAGTAGCAATTTTTTGAAGCAGTGGCTCATCCTCTACAAGCAGCACTTTCTTCCCACTCAATGGTTTATCAGCTTCTTTAATTTCTAAAGAAGATGATGCAACTGGCCTTGTCTGAGATACAGAAGTACTAGCTTCATTGACGGCAGTAGTTGTTTCCGAGCTGATGGTTAGTGTCTCGCTATGTATCGATGCTGGGGTGGCCTCTGGCATCTCTCCCCCAAACTCGGGAAGAAGCTTTAGTACTTGATACAGACGTGATCCGTGGAAAGGCTGGGAGATGATGATATCGCTTGCAGGAAGTTTGTCTTCACTGAGGCCTTGTAGCTGAATATTATTAGATCCAGGTCTATCTAGCCAGACGACACTGTTAAAACCTGTAGCAATGTTTTTCCTGAATTCTGCTACAACTCTGCTAAGCTCACGGAATGGTGCACCATCCGTATCAATCACAATCAGTATAAAGCTTGGAACAACACTTCCTCTCGTGGTTGACCTTCTATGCGTGGGGGGAATCTCCTGATCAGTTCCATCTAGAGAACTCAACGGCACTTCTTTGGATCTTGTACTTGAATTGCGAGGTACAGTtatagcttgaagaagtgcatcaGACCTCTTGGAAGAACGGCTTGAAGAAAGAACTCCCTTGTTCCTGATTTTCTTTAAAGTAGTCGAAAGTTCTTCAATGTTCCTCGTGACCAACACTTTGAGTCCTTGTCTTTCGTAGAATTTCTTACAAACTTTCCGCCTTTCTTCATTTTTAATGAAGATCACAACTTGGGATCCTTCAGTGTTTGGGCTGATAATTAAGTTCAGACTTCGAGCTGAATAGGATTCACCAGATGACATGCGACCACCGACACTTTCAATATCGTCAGATTGATCTCTTCCACTGCTAATCCTCTGGTCTGTTTCACATACAGAAAAATACGTGTTGAACTTGAAGCAAGTCCCTCTTTTGCACGCATCTTTATCAACAATCTCTATATCCCCGCCCATTAAGCGTACCTGATAAAAAATAACAGATTAAAATTTTCAGTAATGCACAAGCATTCTTTGCATATGGTAGGACCACTAATAGCGTATAAATTTGCATTATAAGCGAGTTATACGTACCAAAGATTGAACGATACCAAGTCCGAGGCCCGTGCCCTCTTTTCCAGCTGATGTCTCCTTGATTTGGGCGTAATTATCAAAAACAGTTTCTTGTTTATCTTTGGGAATGCCGACTCCTGTATCATCGACCTCAAAGATAAACTCCACGCAATTTTCATTCTTTTGAAAACTGTTCACAGTTGTTCCATAATCGGTACAGGCTTCAATCCCTAGAATCCATAATAACCATGACCAGGGACCTTTCCTAGTTGAATTGAGTCTTGAACTAGAACTTCTTGGTTTTCTAGCATATGCTCTTACCGAAACATACCCTTCCGAGGTAAATTTTACAGCATTACTTAGTAAATTTGATAGTACCTGTCTCAGCTTTTTACGATCACCTTTAACGTGATCAAACTTGTTGACAGAACCATCACTGAGATCCAACACAACATCAACGCCTTTCTTGATCCCAACAGCATGAAACAAGTCAGTGACATCCTCAATTAACTTCGACACTTCAAATTCTTCTTCGTCAAGGGGGACTTTTCCGGCTTCTAGCTTACTTCTGTCCAGTATGTTGTTCAGAATAGCTACAAAACAAAGAAACATTATTCACGtactaatatattacaattttGGTAAATAAAATTACATGTCTTATTATACCTAAAAGATCGTCGGAACAAGTTTTCATGCGCATTATATTTGCCTCCAAATCAGATCCACGATCAACTTGAATCAGGGCTATTTCTATTAGACCGGCAATCCCTGCTAGAGAGCCACGGACATCATGGCTTGCACTTGCGTAGTTTGTACTCTTCTGGATACATTTCCTTTCTACTTGAGCTGTTGCATCCTTTTGTTTCCTTAATGCAACACCCAACTGTATCACTCTTTTTAATGCTACAACAACTATGACAACAAAAAGAACAGTTAGAACGAATATTAGGCCGATCGTCGCAAAAAGATACTGGTACGATATACTGAAGTGTTTGTGCAGGGATCTCTCTGGTCCCTCAAGTGGCATAGCCAATAAGAAAACCTGCAAATAAAATGATAAGTAAAAGTTGAGATCTTTTACATGACTATATATTTACAAGAAATATGTAAATGTGAATGATGTGTTTAGTTTATGTTCACTTGCAATGTTAGAAACCAGTTCAAGTAAAATGGTTTTACATCAATGTAATTAATCTTGATTAAATCATTTCAAAATCTATTAAAATTAGCAAATAATTATCTTAATATTGAAAAATAACAAGTAAAGAAGATATACATACCGTATCTACCCCAAGGATTTCAACTTGAGAACAATATGCATCATACTTTGTTCCAGAAGCGGTGATAGTCTTAGGTTGTAGTGTGCCATCGTTTTCTTGGCATGTAAGATTGCCAACAATATGGCCCTCTAATTTATCACCGCTTTGATTTGACAACACAAATGCAACAGAATTGTTACTGTCAATAACAATTCTAGTGTTCTGAATGTTTGCTTTGTTAAGTACTTGCCCATCCTTCGTAGCCAAAAACAAGCTCCCATCATTTCTGATGTTTCCACTTAAGGATTGCACTATCCCCTTTGTTTCAAACCCCATAGATACTGCTCCTCTCCCATCCATAAGAGCGGTGTTAAAGAACAAAATATCTTGGCTATCAATCCACGAATGTCCTACTGAAGAATTTCCATTTGCACTATCCAGGGCCACTAGGATTGATGGAACAAGCGATGTACACGGATGCAAAGTAACAATTCCAAATAATTCCCCGTTTTCGCGATTCACAGGCTGAGAATAGCAAGTGAGGTTATAATTTTCTAAAGCCATTTCCTTGTCCACCGGAAATAATGAGGTGTTTGTATAAACTGCAACAGGTTGCTGATTGGCTCCATTGTAATATGAAAATAACAAACCATCTTTTCCAATGAATGATACTTGAGACACATATGGAATCGTTGAGAATGCTTGAAATAACAGAGGAGCCACCTACAAGTATGAATGACAAATGCCAAATAGTTATCCCATTATATCTTACATTCCTTTATAAATTCCTacctcaaaacaaataaaaaaaattaatttttttgacATCTATACAATACCTGAGTAACATAGTATAAATTACAACATTTATATAAGGTCAATTAATTAATCAACAGCAAGCCTAACAAGGTATGAAGTAAGAATACGGGTGCGGTAGTGCGAATGGGGGAATACTGTATTTggaaaaatataataatatgaAAGTTCACGTAGTGAACACGGCGTATATAAATAGAAACAATTATAGATTTCATGTTAAACATATTAAAACCTATCAACAAAGTCAAATATTGCATGAAGAATGAACCAAATCTAAAACACAAAAAACAAAAATGATTATGAATCGATACTTTTGTAATAACAAAAAAGACGGGGATACTTTGTTTCAAAGAAAAGACATGGATACTTTATTTTGTGAAAGTAGTTCGTTGACATAGTATTTGACTACAACTTCTcaagataaaattttaaattggtGTTATGTGTTCCATACTGCAAACGTGTGTCCGAGTATCCGACACCGAGAGTCCGCATGTGCCTCAAGTGTCCGTATTTTGCGAAAGTAGTTTGTTGACATAGTATTTAACTACAACTTctcaaaataaaattttaaattggtGTTGTGAGAGAATCTGTATGTCCGATACGGAAACGTGTGTGCGAGTATCCGACACAGAGACTCGGCATGTGCCCCAAGTGTCTGTGTCCGATACGCGGAAACGTGTGTTCGAGTATTTGGCACGGAGACTCGGTATGTGACCTAAGTGTCCAGGCTTCATAAATTGCAAGTATCTAGCTATGCGATTTCATATTGCAGCTCGAGAGACACATAAAGAAACAAATATACCTCAAATTCAATGACGGGAATCGGTAGTTGTGTTGCATTCACACGGGAACTTAGGATTCTTGCCAGGTTGTTTGCTGATGATTGCAGTGGTGAAAACAAATCCGCCTTCACTCCAACCCCATAAAGTATTTCCTGTTGAAGGTTTTGCGAAAACAGCCTCACATCTTGTTCTATACTCTTACCTCTACTGTGCCAGTAGTTAAACATCAAACTTGAAGGCACCAGTACTGCCCCTGCCTGCAGGCATGCATGTAAATCATTAATTTccagatttgacaataatactCAAATCATGTATTCCTTTTTACTAATAAATATTTTGTAAGAAAAGCTTTGAGGAATTACCAGAACCAGGAAGAGCACTAGTGGTCGCATGACAATTAGATCGATTAGCAACATCTTGCAGAGTAACAAAATCTTCCTGCATTGCCATTATAATTTTGTGATAGAATGTAAATATTTCAATTCAGGTGTATGCACCACCATTAATAggtgaaaaataattaatatatttgAGTAACATAACTTTAAATAACTTATCAACATATTTATTTTCAGTGTATTTTCATttacaataaaaataatttgattttaatttcaATTAAGGTATGCACcttaaaattaaaagaaaaaatgGGTCTCTATCCAATTATGAATCTCCATCCAATTAAAGGGGTGTATAAT
The genomic region above belongs to Apium graveolens cultivar Ventura unplaced genomic scaffold, ASM990537v1 ctg7846, whole genome shotgun sequence and contains:
- the LOC141704434 gene encoding histidine kinase CKI1-like, whose amino-acid sequence is MAMQEDFVTLQDVANRSNCHATTSALPGSGAVLVPSSLMFNYWHSRGKSIEQDVRLFSQNLQQEILYGVGVKADLFSPLQSSANNLARILSSRVNATQLPIPVIEFEVAPLLFQAFSTIPYVSQVSFIGKDGLLFSYYNGANQQPVAVYTNTSLFPVDKEMALENYNLTCYSQPVNRENGELFGIVTLHPCTSLVPSILVALDSANGNSSVGHSWIDSQDILFFNTALMDGRGAVSMGFETKGIVQSLSGNIRNDGSLFLATKDGQVLNKANIQNTRIVIDSNNSVAFVLSNQSGDKLEGHIVGNLTCQENDGTLQPKTITASGTKYDAYCSQVEILGVDTVFLLAMPLEGPERSLHKHFSISYQYLFATIGLIFVLTVLFVVIVVVALKRVIQLGVALRKQKDATAQVERKCIQKSTNYASASHDVRGSLAGIAGLIEIALIQVDRGSDLEANIMRMKTCSDDLLAILNNILDRSKLEAGKVPLDEEEFEVSKLIEDVTDLFHAVGIKKGVDVVLDLSDGSVNKFDHVKGDRKKLRQVLSNLLSNAVKFTSEGYVSVRAYARKPRSSSSRLNSTRKGPWSWLLWILGIEACTDYGTTVNSFQKNENCVEFIFEVDDTGVGIPKDKQETVFDNYAQIKETSAGKEGTGLGLGIVQSLVRLMGGDIEIVDKDACKRGTCFKFNTYFSVCETDQRISSGRDQSDDIESVGGRMSSGESYSARSLNLIISPNTEGSQVVIFIKNEERRKVCKKFYERQGLKVLVTRNIEELSTTLKKIRNKGVLSSSRSSKRSDALLQAITVPRNSSTRSKEVPLSSLDGTDQEIPPTHRRSTTRGSVVPSFILIVIDTDGAPFRELSRVVAEFRKNIATGFNSVVWLDRPGSNNIQLQGLSEDKLPASDIIISQPFHGSRLYQVLKLLPEFGGEMPEATPASIHSETLTISSETTTAVNEASTSVSQTRPVASSSLEIKEADKPLSGKKVLLVEDEPLLQKIATTILSMLGAITEVCANGQEAVLTVCEALNGQRASHVLPYDCIFMDCEMPVMNGIEATRRIREEEAKFKVHIPIFAVSAHTDGEEIRLMKDAGVDYNLSKPLNVARIEEVTKLFLDN